The region CGCGCCTTTGCCCTCGAACTCGGCGCGGACGCGGCCGTCGACGGCGACGCGGAGGACTACAAGGAGCGGGTCCTCGACGCCAATCATGGACGCCCGGTCGACATCATCCTGGACGCCATCGGTGGCCCGGTCCTCGACTCCGCCTTGGACACACTCGGATACCTCGGTCGGCTGGTCACCTACGGCTCCTCGTCCCGGCAGGCCGCCTCGGCTCTCGCGCCGAGCCGCCTCGCGGTGGAGAACATCGGCGTCGCCGGTTTCTGGCTCATCCCACTCCTCGCCCGGAACGGAGCCGGTGGGCCGGCCCTTGAGGAGTTGCTCGACCTCACGGCGCGGGGACGCCTGCGCCCCCTGGTCGGCACGGAGTACGACCTCGCGCGGGCTCGCGACGCACATGAGGACCTGCTCGCCCGCCGAACGAAGGGAAAGCTGATACTCCGCCCATGAGGCGAACGGCCTCCCATGCGGCGCATCCTCCGCCCGTGAGACGGCCTCCCCTGCGGCGGACCCTCCGCCCCTAAGGGGCCCCCGCCATTCCTCCGCTCGTCCCCCTAGTCCCCGCCTGGTCCTCCGCCTAGTCCTCCACGACCAACGCCGGCGTCGCCCGGGTCAACACCCCGCCGCGGAAGAAGGCGGGGCTGCGGCGCTGCATCACCAGCATGATCACGAGGCCCAGGGCCAGCAGGCCGACGCCGATGACGAAGACCGAGCCGACACCGAGGACCGAACTGCCCGAGCCGTAGGCGGGATCCCACATGTCGATGAGGGTCTTGAAGAAGACGGCCGCGAGCAGGACTCCGCCCAGGACCGGGAAGACCCCCTTGAACAGCAGGTCGCGGGCCGATTTCCGCAGCTCGCGGCGGAAGAACCAGGCGCAGGCGAAAGCCGTGATCGCGTAGTAGAAGCAGATCATGAGGCCGAGCGCATAGATGGTGTCGATGAGGACGTTCTCGCTGAGGAAGCTCATCACGGAGTAGAAGACTCCGGTGGCGACGCCGGCCGCGATGGTCGCCCTGCCCGGGGAGCGGAAGCGCGGGTGGATCGTGGCGAAGGACGCCGGCAGCGCCTCGTAGGTGCTCATCGCCAGGACCGTACGGGCCACCGGGATGAACGTGGTCTGCAAGCTGGCCGCGGCCGAGGCGAGGACCGCGACGAAGAGCAGTACGCCGAGCACGGTGCCCATGACGGGGTCGGCGAGGGCGGCGAAGACGTTGTCGGCGGTGTCCGGGTTGCCCAGGCCCAGGCCCTTCCCCCCGACGCCGGAGAACATCTGCGAGGCCACAGCGGTGAGCAGGTAGGAGCCGATCAGCACGACCATGGCCAGCAGGGCGGCGCGGCCGGGCGTCTTCGCGCTGCCGGCGGTCTCCTCGTTGACCGTGAGGCAGGTGTCCCAGCCCCAGAACATGAAGATCGACAGCGACAGCCCGGCCGTGAAGGCGGAGAACGACTGGACGGCGAACGGGTCGAGCCAGGTCCAGGAGAAGTCGATGGAGCCGGCGAAGTCACCGGACTGCGCCTTGATCACGGCCAGCGCGACGAACACGGCGAGCACCGCGAGCTGCAGGCCGACCAGGGTGTACTGGACACCCTTGGTGGCGGTCATCCCGCGATAGCTGATGGCCGTGGCGGCGGCGATGAAGACCAGACAGGTCAGGACGTGGGCGGCCTTGTTGTCGTCCAGGGCGGCGACGGCCGGGCTGCCGGTGAGTTCGCCGAGCAGCAGATAGAAGAACGAGGTGGCGACGCCGGCCAGGTTGGAGAGCACGATGATCGTCGCGATCACCAGCCCCCAGCCGCACATCCAGCCGACGCGTGGGCCGAAGGCCTTGACCGTCCAGGTGAAGGAGGTGCCACAGTCCGGCACCGCGTTGTTGAGCTCGCGGTAGGCGAAGGCGACCAGCAGCATCGGCAGGAAGCCCGCGAGGAAGACCGCGGGCATCTGCACCCCGACCTCGCCGACCGTGGGGCCGAGCGTCGAGGTGAGGCAGTAGACGGGTGCGACGGTCGAGATGCCGATGACCGCGCTGCCGAGCAGGCCCACGGAGTTGCCGCTGAGGCCCTTGCTGCGGGTGTCACTGCCGGTGGCACCGACGCTCGTTACCGTGTCTCCGGTCTGGGGGCGGGGGTCGACCTGAACCATGAACAGGACGTTAAGGGCTGCTGTATCCGCATCCGGAAGATCATCCTCCGCGGGTCACGCCTTCAACACGATGGATAGCATGGCATTCATGCCGCGCAATCCAAAGTGGATTCCACCGTCAACCTTCGACTCAATGGTTTCGACATACATCTTTCACATTGCGAGAACCGCAGCACTGTCCCTTTTGTGGCGGTTCCAAATTTTCCC is a window of Streptomyces caniferus DNA encoding:
- a CDS encoding APC family permease, whose translation is MGLLGSAVIGISTVAPVYCLTSTLGPTVGEVGVQMPAVFLAGFLPMLLVAFAYRELNNAVPDCGTSFTWTVKAFGPRVGWMCGWGLVIATIIVLSNLAGVATSFFYLLLGELTGSPAVAALDDNKAAHVLTCLVFIAAATAISYRGMTATKGVQYTLVGLQLAVLAVFVALAVIKAQSGDFAGSIDFSWTWLDPFAVQSFSAFTAGLSLSIFMFWGWDTCLTVNEETAGSAKTPGRAALLAMVVLIGSYLLTAVASQMFSGVGGKGLGLGNPDTADNVFAALADPVMGTVLGVLLFVAVLASAAASLQTTFIPVARTVLAMSTYEALPASFATIHPRFRSPGRATIAAGVATGVFYSVMSFLSENVLIDTIYALGLMICFYYAITAFACAWFFRRELRKSARDLLFKGVFPVLGGVLLAAVFFKTLIDMWDPAYGSGSSVLGVGSVFVIGVGLLALGLVIMLVMQRRSPAFFRGGVLTRATPALVVED